The proteins below come from a single Cinclus cinclus chromosome 23, bCinCin1.1, whole genome shotgun sequence genomic window:
- the CAMK2N1 gene encoding calcium/calmodulin-dependent protein kinase II inhibitor 1 — translation MSEGPPYGEGQLAGDAAVGQLPFPVRLRGGDGLLAGGQGKRPPKLGQIGRSKRVVIEDDRIDDVLQNLSEKAPPGV, via the exons aTGTCGGAGGGGCCGCCCTACGGCGAGGGGCAGCTGGCGGGGGACGCGGCCGTGGGGCAGCTGCCCTTCCCCGTTCGCCTCCGCGGCGGCGACGGGCTCCTGGCCGGCGGACAGGGCAAGCGGCCGCCCAAGCTGGGACAGATCGGCCGCAGCAAGAGAG TGGTTATTGAAGATGATAGAATTGATGACGTGCTGCAAAACCTCTCCGAAAAGGCCCCTCCCGGTGTTTAA